In the genome of Mucilaginibacter sp. 14171R-50, the window ATCCAGTTAATTTTATTGAACTCTTTTATATCCTGCTTACCCAAAAATATACCCGAGCTATAAGTGCTGTAAAGTGAAAAAGGGATAGCGATAACGGCCAGGAGGATAAGTGTTTCTGAATAAATACCTTTAGTAAAAAACTTGATAAGCAAGTAGGAGCTTGCTACGCAAAAAACGCTGGTTACCAACCATATTGCCAGCACCGCGCCATATATATCTTGTAGCTCGTATTTTTGCTGACCAACAAAGTAAGCGGCAGCCTGCCTTATACCTAATGAACCAACCGTCATGAAAAGCGAAGGGTAAACCATTAAAGCGGCAATTACACCATTACCTTCGGGGCCGAGATATCGCGCGGTAACTACCGCGCCGCCTATACCGGCAGCTATAACTGCCACCCTGCTTACAAAAACGCTATATAATTCTTTTAAAAAAGAAGCTTTCATGAACCTAATACTTTAGCAGGTATACCCACTGCTGTTTTGTTGGCCGGTACATCCGTATTTACAACCGCATTAGCTCCTATTGCGGCGCCGTCGCCTATTGTAATGCCCCCAAATAACTTGGCGCCCGCAAAAATCTTAACATTGTTGCCTATTTGCGGGTATATCAAAGCCTGTTCTTTTTTACCGTGGCTGCCTAATGTTACATTTTGCCAGATACGCACATTATCGCCTATCACTACATTCTCGCCTATGATAACACCTATTGGATGCGCAAACCTAAAATTAGAACCTATTGAGGCGCGGAAAGAGATGTAACAGTTTCTTTTTGTTACCTGGCGATACTCGTACCGCTGTAAGATAAAGTTGCTGATAAAGTTGCGTCTTTGGCGTAAATATCGCCCTATGCGATAATTAAGGAGCAATCTGAACGACGCGTTAAACAGGTAAACGTTTACTTTCTTTTTGAAGGTTACGCCGCCATGATTATAAATATCACTTTTTATATGTGCTATTGTAGCTTTAAGCGTTACCATTATAATCAGTTAATTTACTTCTTCTATAATTCCTCCCAGGTTGGTTACCTTTTCAATAATGTTTTCATAACCACGGGTTATTTGCCACGCATCGCTAATTTGGGTGTCGCCCTCCGCCGTTAAGCCGGCAATTAACAATGCAATACCTGCCCTTAAGTCAACAGCCCGTACTTCGGCACCCGTTAATTTGTTACCTCCGTTAATTAATAATATGTCGCCGTTCTCTTCATAGCTCATTCCCATTTTATGCAGTTCTTCGGCATAACCGTAACGGCCGGGGAACCTTAGATCTATAATTTTTGACACTCCCTGAGACATGGCACCAAATACCGCGAATAAAGGCTGCATATCCGAGTTTATGCCGGGATATGGGCCTGTGCTGATCTCTATAGGATAAGGGGTCCCGCCCCTTACAATCAACGAATTTTGACCGGTAAAAAATTTCGCACCGCTTTCGCGCAAGAATATCAGGGGAACTTCCAGGTGCTCAAACGGAAAATTCATTATTTCCAAATCGCCGTTGGTAACTACAGAAGCAACCAACCAGGTAAGCGCTTCCATATTATCCGGAATCACCTGGTGTTCGCAGCCTTTTAACTCGGCCACACCATTTACCACAATTTTTTGCTGCCCGTGTACGGTGATATCCGCCCCCATTTTTGAAAGCATATCAATAAGA includes:
- a CDS encoding UDP-N-acetylglucosamine 1-carboxyvinyltransferase, encoding MKYIKVRKSTLRGKVTVSGAKNSALKLLSASILSAKDIFLPNFPVGLLDVDVHLEMLKHLGKEIVISGSNVTIKELKAVDELKWEERSIRNTLLMLGCLLTRHGKGRVPLPGGCKLGERKYDIHVMIFESLGARVWEEENYLCVASEGRLKGTDINLPMRSTGATENAILCGTLAEGTTTIWNPHIRPEIIDLIDMLSKMGADITVHGQQKIVVNGVAELKGCEHQVIPDNMEALTWLVASVVTNGDLEIMNFPFEHLEVPLIFLRESGAKFFTGQNSLIVRGGTPYPIEISTGPYPGINSDMQPLFAVFGAMSQGVSKIIDLRFPGRYGYAEELHKMGMSYEENGDILLINGGNKLTGAEVRAVDLRAGIALLIAGLTAEGDTQISDAWQITRGYENIIEKVTNLGGIIEEVN
- a CDS encoding serine O-acetyltransferase; this translates as MVTLKATIAHIKSDIYNHGGVTFKKKVNVYLFNASFRLLLNYRIGRYLRQRRNFISNFILQRYEYRQVTKRNCYISFRASIGSNFRFAHPIGVIIGENVVIGDNVRIWQNVTLGSHGKKEQALIYPQIGNNVKIFAGAKLFGGITIGDGAAIGANAVVNTDVPANKTAVGIPAKVLGS